Proteins from a genomic interval of Alosa alosa isolate M-15738 ecotype Scorff River chromosome 8, AALO_Geno_1.1, whole genome shotgun sequence:
- the gja1b gene encoding gap junction alpha-1 protein, giving the protein MGDWSALGRLLDKVQAYSTAGGKVWLSVLFIFRILVLGTAVESAWGDEQSAFKCNTQQPGCENVCYDKSFPISHVRFWVLQIIFVSTPTLLYLAHVFYLMRKEVKLNRKMEELNVIGNDGGDVEMPLKKIELKKLKYGLEEHGKVKMKGALLRTYIVSILFKSLFEVGFLVIQWYMYGFTLNAVYTCERVPCPHRVDCFLSRPTEKTVFIIFMLVVSLVSLALNVVELFYVFFKRIKDRVKQNNKQIYPPAGGTLSTTPKDLSTSKYAYYNGCSSPTAPLSPMSPPGYKLATGERTNSCRNFNKQANEQNWANYSTEQNRLGQNGSTISNSHAQAFDFPDDTQEHKKLSPGHELQPLALMDPRPCSRASSRISSRPRPDDLDV; this is encoded by the coding sequence ATGGGTGACTGGAGTGCTTTAGGAAGACTCCTGGACAAGGTCCAGGCCTACTccacagctggtgggaaggtCTGGCTCTCTGTGCTCTTCATCTTCCGCATCCTGGTGCTGGGCACAGCCGTGGAGTCGGCGTGGGGTGACGAGCAGTCTGCCTTCAAGTGCAACACGCAGCAGCCCGGTTGCGAGAATGTCTGCTACGACAAGTCCTTCCCGATCTCGCACGTGCGCTTCTGGGTGCTGCAGATCATCTTCGTGTCCACGCCCACGCTGCTGTACCTGGCTCACGTCTTCTACCTGATGCGCAAGGAGGTGAAGCTGAACCGCAAGATGGAGGAGCTCAATGTGATTGGCAACGATGGCGGCGACGTGGAGATGCCGCTGAAGAAAATCGAGCTCAAGAAGCTCAAGTACGGCCTTGAGGAGCACGGCAAGGTCAAGATGAAGGGCGCCCTCCTGCGCACATACATCGTCAGCATCCTCTTCAAGTCGCTCTTCGAGGTGGGCTTCCTGGTCATCCAATGGTATATGTACGGCTTCACGCTCAATGCCGTGTATACGTGCGAGCGCGTGCCCTGCCCGCACCGCGTCGACTGCTTCCTCTCGCGGCCCACGGAGAAGACCGTCTTCATCATCTTCATGTTGGTGGTGTCGTTGGTGTCTCTGGCACTCAACGTGGTCGAGCTCTTCTACGTCTTCTTCAAGCGCATCAAGGACCGCGTCAAGCAGAACAACAAGCAGATATACCCGCCTGCTGGCGGCACTCTGAGCACCACGCCCAAGGATCTGTCCACCTCCAAGTATGCCTACTACAACGGCTGCTCGTCGCCAACCGCCCCGCTCTCGCCCATGTCCCCGCCGGGCTACAAGCTGGCCACGGGGGAGAGGACCAACTCCTGTCGCAACTTCAACAAGCAGGCCAACGAGCAGAACTGGGCCAACTACAGCACGGAGCAGAACCGGCTAGGCCAAAATGGCAGCACCATCTCCAACTCGCACGCCCAGGCCTTTGACTTCCCCGACGACACCCAGGAGCACAAGAAACTGTCGCCGGGTCACGAGCTTCAGCCGCTGGCGCTCATGGACCCGAGGCCGTGCAGCCGGGCCAGTAGTCGCATCAGCAGCCGGCCGCGGCCGGATGATCTAGACGTCTAG